The Spirosoma foliorum genome has a window encoding:
- the secDF gene encoding protein translocase subunit SecDF yields MQNKTGILILTGVIAAICIYFLSFTFVSRNIKSDAEAYATDKAGVVDRNKKQHYLDSLWKEPVYLGSTLQEVTERELGLGLDLQGGMHVVLEVSPADILRSLSGNNRDPKFSQALKQAQEDQKTSNTSFVDLFASAFKKLAPDTKLASVFATSANRSKINYQSSDTEVRKLLNDEVNGATTRAFQIIQARVDKFGVANPNIQRLPGSGRIQIELPGVDNPERIRRLLTGAAKLEFTEVYRLNELAPAIEGIGAYLLAQEAARKSAVKTTAPAAGSAAKGASSLESQLAQGSKKDSTAKNDTAAAAAQGTALTQLFLPVGQDQLGVYLKDTARANAVLNAPEVKGLFPADAFFAWDRKTFKATDGKEILPLYFLKKSGGRAPLEGDVITDAANDYDDRGRPEVTMNMNPEGARKWRNLTAANVGRPVAILLDNLVYTAPNVQNEIPNGRSSISGNFTVEETKDMANVLKAGKLPAPTNIVEESVVGATLGSEAVSAGVLSSIIGILLVLGFVVFYYNRAGLIADAALIVNLFFLMGVMASLGAVLTMPGIAGIVLSIGMAVDANVLIFERIKEELELGKSFKVAVADGFKNAMSSIIDSNVTTFLTGIVLFIFGTGLILGFATTLIIGILTSLFAAIFITRLLLEYYIRNGKTLTFSSNWAKKLFADSDFDFVSRRKLYYTVSSVIIGLGIISAVFRGFGLGVDFKGGRSYVIRFEKSVSTDDVRNALEPVLGGSPEVKTYGGTGIGANQVKVTTPYLVDDNSQGADKKAEATVYKGLSSIQGNPAKIESSQKVGPTIAYDLLTSALWSILLAVAVVFVYILIRFKKLAFGYGAVVAMFHDVLIILAIFSIFNGFLPFSLDVDQAFVGALLTIMGYSMNDTVVVFDRVREYLAENKGKKESIATIINNALNSTLSRTAVTGFSTILVLLVLFIFGGETIRGFSFAMLIGVVVGTYSSLFVATPIVVDALSRDQEKEVITPTISDKKTGFDAIPADFTTAAPATPEEFTAKKEKKEKKPLIRPSQS; encoded by the coding sequence ATGCAAAACAAAACCGGAATTCTCATTCTGACAGGCGTCATTGCAGCCATCTGCATCTACTTCCTGTCGTTTACATTCGTCTCGCGGAACATCAAATCCGACGCAGAGGCTTATGCCACTGACAAAGCAGGCGTAGTTGACCGTAACAAAAAACAACATTATCTCGATTCGCTCTGGAAAGAACCCGTTTATTTAGGAAGTACGCTTCAGGAAGTAACCGAACGCGAATTAGGCCTTGGCCTTGATTTACAAGGCGGTATGCACGTTGTGCTGGAGGTATCACCTGCTGATATTCTTCGCAGCTTGTCGGGCAACAACCGTGATCCAAAATTCAGTCAGGCTCTGAAACAAGCGCAGGAAGATCAGAAAACCAGCAACACGAGCTTCGTCGATTTGTTCGCGAGTGCGTTTAAGAAGCTGGCTCCCGATACTAAACTGGCCTCTGTGTTCGCTACGAGTGCTAACCGTAGCAAAATCAACTACCAATCATCGGATACCGAAGTACGGAAATTGCTGAACGACGAGGTGAATGGTGCTACCACGCGGGCGTTCCAGATCATTCAGGCACGGGTCGATAAATTTGGGGTAGCTAACCCAAACATCCAACGGTTGCCAGGTTCAGGCCGGATTCAGATTGAATTACCGGGCGTTGATAACCCAGAACGTATTCGCCGTTTATTAACGGGTGCAGCTAAACTTGAGTTTACAGAAGTTTATCGCCTGAACGAATTAGCTCCAGCTATTGAAGGCATTGGCGCTTATCTGTTAGCGCAGGAAGCGGCTCGTAAATCGGCTGTTAAAACGACAGCACCTGCTGCTGGTTCGGCTGCCAAAGGCGCATCAAGCCTTGAATCGCAATTAGCACAGGGAAGCAAGAAAGATTCGACTGCGAAAAATGACACAGCGGCTGCCGCTGCTCAGGGTACAGCGCTGACTCAGTTATTCTTGCCCGTTGGTCAGGATCAGCTAGGCGTTTACCTGAAAGATACTGCCCGTGCCAATGCCGTTCTGAACGCCCCTGAAGTAAAAGGACTATTCCCTGCTGATGCATTCTTCGCCTGGGATCGTAAGACATTCAAAGCAACAGATGGCAAAGAAATTTTACCCCTGTATTTCCTAAAAAAATCAGGTGGTCGTGCTCCATTGGAAGGCGATGTAATTACGGATGCTGCTAACGATTATGATGATCGTGGCCGTCCGGAAGTAACAATGAACATGAACCCAGAAGGTGCCCGTAAATGGCGGAACCTGACGGCAGCAAACGTAGGTCGTCCAGTGGCTATTTTGCTTGATAACCTGGTTTACACGGCTCCAAACGTACAGAATGAAATTCCAAACGGTCGTTCGAGCATCTCGGGGAACTTCACCGTAGAAGAAACCAAGGATATGGCCAACGTACTGAAGGCCGGTAAACTGCCTGCGCCAACCAACATCGTTGAAGAAAGCGTTGTGGGTGCTACGTTGGGTTCAGAAGCCGTTAGTGCTGGGGTTCTTTCGTCGATTATCGGTATTTTGTTAGTACTTGGCTTTGTGGTGTTCTACTACAACCGTGCTGGTCTTATTGCTGATGCTGCCCTGATTGTCAACCTGTTCTTCCTGATGGGCGTTATGGCGTCGTTGGGAGCGGTATTGACTATGCCAGGTATTGCCGGTATCGTACTGTCGATCGGTATGGCCGTAGATGCGAACGTACTTATTTTCGAACGGATTAAGGAAGAGCTGGAGCTAGGTAAGAGCTTTAAAGTAGCCGTTGCCGATGGGTTCAAGAACGCAATGTCGTCGATTATCGACTCAAACGTAACGACCTTCCTGACGGGTATCGTACTGTTCATTTTCGGTACAGGTCTGATTCTAGGCTTTGCCACAACGCTGATTATTGGTATTCTAACGTCGTTATTCGCAGCTATCTTCATTACTCGCCTGTTGCTGGAATATTATATCCGCAATGGTAAGACGCTAACCTTTAGCTCAAACTGGGCAAAGAAACTGTTTGCTGATTCTGATTTTGATTTCGTATCCCGACGGAAACTGTACTACACCGTTTCGTCGGTCATTATCGGTTTAGGTATCATCTCTGCCGTTTTCCGGGGCTTCGGCTTAGGCGTTGACTTTAAAGGTGGCCGTTCTTACGTAATTCGTTTCGAAAAATCAGTAAGTACTGATGACGTTCGGAACGCGTTAGAACCCGTTTTAGGTGGATCGCCAGAAGTAAAAACCTACGGTGGTACAGGTATTGGTGCCAATCAGGTTAAAGTAACGACGCCTTATCTGGTTGACGATAACTCGCAGGGTGCCGATAAGAAAGCCGAAGCAACGGTTTATAAAGGGCTGAGTAGCATTCAGGGCAATCCGGCTAAAATTGAAAGCTCACAAAAAGTCGGTCCAACCATTGCGTATGACTTACTGACATCGGCCTTATGGTCTATTCTGCTGGCCGTAGCAGTCGTATTTGTGTACATCCTGATCCGGTTCAAGAAACTGGCCTTTGGTTATGGTGCGGTTGTGGCCATGTTCCACGATGTACTGATCATCCTGGCTATTTTCTCGATCTTCAACGGATTCCTTCCGTTCTCGCTTGACGTTGACCAGGCTTTTGTGGGCGCTTTGCTGACAATCATGGGTTACTCCATGAACGATACCGTTGTGGTATTTGACCGGGTTCGTGAGTATCTGGCCGAAAACAAAGGCAAGAAAGAATCGATTGCCACGATCATTAACAACGCCCTGAACAGCACACTGAGCCGTACAGCTGTAACCGGTTTCTCAACCATTCTGGTACTGTTAGTCCTCTTCATCTTCGGTGGCGAAACCATTCGTGGTTTCTCGTTCGCGATGCTGATTGGTGTTGTGGTTGGTACGTACTCGTCGCTGTTCGTTGCTACGCCGATTGTGGTTGACGCCCTGAGCCGCGATCAGGAGAAAGAAGTGATTACCCCAACGATCAGCGATAAGAAAACGGGCTTTGATGCCATCCCTGCTGATTTCACGACGGCTGCTCCTGCTACGCCAGAAGAATTCACAGCCAAGAAGGAAAAGAAAGAAAAGAAGCCTCTGATTCGGCCTTCACAATCGTAA
- a CDS encoding APC family permease — protein sequence METKLKPVDTSVWRKKPLAAYEADMKKSELKRVLTRWGLTSLGIGAVIGGGIFVLTGIAAHDWAGPALALSFVLAGVACTFAALCYAEFASILPVEGSAYAYSYGTVGEIFAWLIGWNLILEYMMGATTVAVSWSGYFEKLLHLFHIEPPIWLMNDPVTAQEKAAALRAAGVAVPDFSFAMNLPAFLIVLVVTYILVKGIKEAASTNNIIVIVKVAVVIFVIVVGAFYVDTANWHPFLPEPVIDSGGQQHYGFNGIVTAASIVFFAYIGFDAVSTQAGEAINPKKDVPFAIIASLVICTVLYILVSLVLTGMVPFKSLDLKAPVAQAFADKGLTWAVYIITIAALGGLTSVMLVMMLGQTRVFLGMAKDGLIPPSLFAAIHPKFKTPWKSTILVGIIVSIVAALTPIDKVSELTSSGTLLAFAMICGAVWLLRVREPNLERPYKTPVLPLIATLGICANLYLMYNLRTDTKISFVVWCFIGLIVYFTYSRKNSHLNKPQE from the coding sequence ATGGAAACTAAATTAAAACCTGTTGATACCAGTGTCTGGCGTAAAAAGCCCCTTGCGGCTTATGAAGCCGACATGAAGAAAAGTGAACTCAAGCGTGTATTAACGCGCTGGGGATTGACCTCGCTGGGCATTGGTGCCGTCATCGGAGGTGGGATTTTTGTATTAACAGGTATTGCAGCCCACGACTGGGCTGGTCCAGCGTTGGCCTTGTCATTTGTACTAGCCGGTGTAGCCTGTACGTTTGCCGCTCTTTGTTACGCTGAGTTTGCTTCTATCCTTCCTGTAGAAGGTTCAGCCTATGCGTATTCGTACGGAACGGTTGGTGAAATTTTCGCCTGGCTCATTGGCTGGAACCTGATTCTGGAATACATGATGGGGGCTACCACCGTAGCGGTGAGTTGGTCGGGTTATTTCGAGAAGTTACTCCATCTCTTTCATATTGAGCCTCCCATCTGGCTAATGAACGATCCTGTTACAGCACAGGAAAAAGCAGCAGCGCTTCGGGCGGCTGGCGTGGCTGTGCCAGACTTCTCCTTCGCCATGAACCTCCCCGCTTTCCTGATTGTATTGGTCGTCACGTACATTCTGGTGAAGGGTATTAAAGAAGCCGCCAGCACGAATAACATCATCGTAATTGTGAAAGTAGCGGTGGTTATTTTCGTGATTGTTGTCGGTGCTTTTTACGTGGATACAGCCAACTGGCATCCATTCCTTCCTGAGCCTGTTATTGATAGCGGTGGTCAACAGCACTACGGTTTCAATGGTATTGTAACGGCAGCGAGTATTGTATTCTTCGCTTATATCGGATTTGACGCCGTTTCGACGCAAGCCGGCGAAGCAATTAACCCTAAGAAAGACGTACCCTTCGCTATCATTGCTTCGCTTGTTATCTGTACAGTGCTCTATATTCTGGTTTCGCTTGTGTTAACAGGTATGGTGCCATTCAAGAGTCTTGATTTGAAAGCCCCCGTAGCGCAGGCATTTGCCGATAAAGGTTTAACCTGGGCCGTTTACATCATCACCATTGCCGCGCTGGGTGGTCTAACTTCTGTAATGCTGGTAATGATGCTCGGTCAGACACGGGTTTTCCTGGGTATGGCAAAAGATGGTTTGATCCCTCCGAGCTTGTTTGCAGCCATTCACCCTAAGTTTAAAACACCCTGGAAAAGCACGATTTTGGTAGGTATCATTGTATCAATCGTTGCGGCCTTGACGCCAATCGATAAAGTATCGGAGTTAACCAGTTCGGGAACACTGCTGGCCTTTGCCATGATTTGCGGTGCCGTTTGGTTGTTACGGGTTCGGGAGCCTAATCTGGAACGGCCTTATAAAACACCTGTACTACCCTTGATCGCTACATTGGGGATCTGCGCCAACCTGTATCTGATGTACAATCTGCGTACAGACACCAAAATATCATTTGTGGTTTGGTGCTTCATCGGACTGATTGTTTATTTCACCTACAGCCGGAAGAATAGCCACCTGAATAAGCCACAGGAATAA
- a CDS encoding sulfite exporter TauE/SafE family protein — protein MNGQELFGYASALVVGLVIGLAGGGGSILTIPIFVYIFSIPPILATTYSLFVVGSTSLVGSINHIWKKQVDLNVTAAFALPSFISVYLSRRFLVPALPDPLFQFERFQLSKSDAILYFFAIVMVIAARAMIRSDRPEQGEAADGRPRYGSLALDGLAVGLLTGTIGAGGGFLIVPMLVLMAGLPIHRAVATSVLIIAVNSFVGFLGDIHHTGLNWNFLLPFTGLSIIGIFAGMYLARFVAPDRLKKGFGWFVLVVALYMISREVM, from the coding sequence ATGAATGGACAGGAATTATTCGGATATGCTTCAGCTCTGGTAGTAGGCTTAGTGATCGGTCTGGCTGGGGGTGGAGGTTCTATTCTGACCATACCCATTTTTGTCTATATTTTCAGTATTCCTCCCATTCTGGCAACGACCTATTCACTGTTTGTTGTAGGGTCGACTTCATTGGTAGGATCAATCAATCATATCTGGAAAAAGCAGGTTGACTTAAATGTTACCGCTGCGTTTGCACTACCTTCGTTCATCTCTGTCTACTTAAGCCGCCGATTTCTGGTTCCTGCTCTACCAGACCCGTTATTCCAATTTGAAAGATTCCAACTATCGAAGAGCGACGCCATTTTATACTTCTTCGCAATTGTTATGGTAATTGCTGCTAGAGCCATGATTCGTAGTGATCGCCCGGAGCAAGGTGAAGCTGCCGACGGGCGCCCACGCTATGGCAGTCTGGCCCTAGATGGGCTGGCGGTGGGCTTACTGACAGGGACTATTGGCGCAGGTGGTGGATTTTTGATTGTACCAATGCTAGTCCTGATGGCTGGCTTGCCAATCCATCGGGCCGTAGCGACTTCTGTTTTGATTATTGCCGTTAATTCGTTCGTTGGTTTTTTAGGTGATATTCATCATACAGGCTTAAACTGGAATTTTCTGCTGCCCTTTACGGGTTTATCCATCATCGGGATTTTTGCGGGAATGTATTTAGCCCGCTTCGTAGCCCCTGACCGACTAAAAAAAGGATTTGGCTGGTTTGTGTTAGTGGTTGCGCTATATATGATTAGCCGGGAAGTAATGTAA
- a CDS encoding MBL fold metallo-hydrolase, producing MIIEQLYTGCLAQGAYYIESNGEAAIIDPLRETTPYIRKAEKAVARIKYVFETHFHADFVSGHIDLAKKTGATIVYGPNANTSYEAYHAQDGETFSLGDVTIKVLHTPGHTQESTTYLLIDETGKDHAIFTGDTLFIGDVGRPDLAIKGDLTERDLAGMLYDSLHTKIIPLADDVIVYPAHGAGSACGKNMSKETTDKLGNQKRFNYALRAKSKEEFIEKVLDGLTTAPAYFAENARLNKEGYESIDRVMQRGSQALSPDAFETAVNETSALILDVRDAADFAKGFIPNSINIGLNGQFAPWAGALIPDLTQPIALVTPTDQESETVLRLARVGYDNCIGFLNGGFDSWKESGKEIDTIESISAEEFAQRWQQNPAMQIVDVRKPVEFATEHVKDAENLPLDNLNDHMAAIGRTEPVYVHCAGGYRSMVANSILKARGFDNVVNVEGGMGAIKKTSVPIVVDTPVSH from the coding sequence ATGATCATCGAACAACTATACACGGGCTGTCTGGCTCAGGGAGCTTATTATATCGAAAGTAACGGGGAAGCCGCCATCATTGACCCACTTCGGGAAACGACGCCTTATATCCGAAAAGCGGAAAAAGCGGTTGCCCGAATCAAATACGTTTTTGAGACACACTTCCATGCCGATTTCGTTTCGGGACATATTGATTTAGCCAAGAAAACAGGGGCTACCATCGTGTATGGCCCCAATGCAAACACAAGTTATGAGGCTTATCATGCGCAGGATGGCGAAACCTTTTCGCTAGGCGACGTGACCATAAAAGTGCTGCACACGCCTGGCCATACACAGGAATCCACAACCTATTTGCTCATCGACGAAACGGGAAAAGACCACGCTATTTTCACCGGCGACACGCTTTTCATTGGCGATGTAGGGCGTCCAGATCTGGCCATTAAAGGCGATCTGACCGAGCGCGATCTTGCCGGAATGCTCTACGATAGCCTGCATACGAAAATTATACCCCTTGCTGATGACGTGATTGTCTACCCAGCTCACGGCGCGGGTTCGGCTTGCGGGAAGAATATGAGCAAGGAAACAACCGATAAACTCGGCAATCAGAAGCGTTTCAATTATGCCCTTCGCGCTAAATCGAAGGAAGAGTTTATTGAAAAAGTCCTCGATGGACTAACCACGGCTCCAGCGTACTTTGCCGAAAACGCCCGGCTCAATAAAGAAGGTTACGAATCGATTGATCGTGTTATGCAACGGGGTAGTCAAGCACTTTCGCCCGATGCCTTCGAAACAGCGGTTAACGAAACGAGCGCGCTGATTTTAGACGTTCGTGATGCCGCAGACTTTGCGAAGGGATTTATTCCCAACTCAATCAACATTGGTCTGAATGGCCAGTTTGCACCCTGGGCTGGCGCGTTGATCCCTGATTTAACCCAACCTATTGCACTTGTTACTCCCACAGATCAGGAGAGCGAAACTGTGCTGCGACTAGCCCGCGTTGGTTACGATAACTGCATAGGTTTTCTGAACGGCGGATTCGATTCCTGGAAAGAATCAGGCAAAGAAATCGACACCATTGAATCCATTTCAGCCGAGGAGTTTGCGCAACGCTGGCAGCAAAACCCTGCCATGCAAATTGTGGATGTACGCAAGCCTGTTGAATTTGCTACAGAACACGTTAAGGATGCTGAAAATCTGCCGTTAGACAATTTAAACGATCATATGGCTGCTATCGGCCGTACGGAGCCGGTTTATGTACATTGTGCCGGTGGCTACCGGTCGATGGTCGCCAACTCAATCCTGAAAGCGCGCGGCTTCGATAATGTCGTGAACGTAGAAGGCGGGATGGGGGCTATCAAAAAAACAAGCGTACCGATTGTAGTCGATACGCCTGTTTCTCATTAA
- a CDS encoding HipA family kinase, with protein sequence MHTCRTRTLIEEVPTDGHSPMKFLCDDGNLYYCKYRIRSNAIELDFLAYEVISHTILRTLNLPTPDVALVEVQAGSYRPDQLLANRRFIKPGIICFGSRALSHADLVRQTEAICSTRAFKRLLNPTDLIRLAVFDLWTDNIDRGRAFEGGYNYNLLRVPHEGKIQFVAFDNAFTFGGENGLRIFNPDWPLLPQNRLFNSPYYKAVVKHITPSRRFTVANDCLSLCYERGKQAIYTAFASLPPSWGTPPSLRARMVDFLLNDQRRIAIQTLLNQSIPF encoded by the coding sequence ATGCATACTTGCCGAACGCGTACTCTTATTGAGGAAGTACCTACCGATGGGCACAGTCCCATGAAGTTCCTATGCGATGATGGCAACCTGTATTACTGTAAGTATAGAATTCGGTCAAACGCTATTGAACTGGATTTTTTGGCTTATGAAGTAATCAGCCATACGATATTACGTACCCTTAATCTACCAACACCTGATGTCGCACTGGTGGAAGTACAGGCAGGATCGTATCGCCCGGATCAATTACTTGCGAATCGTCGTTTTATAAAACCGGGCATTATTTGCTTTGGCTCTCGCGCCCTATCCCATGCTGATTTGGTTCGCCAGACAGAAGCCATCTGTTCAACCCGTGCTTTTAAACGTTTACTGAACCCAACCGACCTGATTCGTCTGGCCGTGTTTGACCTTTGGACAGACAATATTGATCGGGGCCGAGCATTCGAGGGCGGGTATAATTACAATCTGCTTCGTGTACCTCATGAAGGCAAGATTCAGTTTGTAGCGTTTGATAACGCCTTTACATTCGGGGGTGAAAATGGTCTTCGCATTTTCAATCCAGACTGGCCATTGCTACCTCAAAATCGTCTGTTTAATAGCCCCTATTACAAAGCGGTTGTGAAACATATTACACCAAGCCGACGTTTCACAGTGGCCAACGATTGTCTATCTTTGTGCTATGAACGGGGAAAACAAGCTATATATACTGCATTTGCGAGCTTACCGCCTTCTTGGGGAACACCACCATCGTTGCGGGCACGAATGGTCGATTTCTTACTGAACGATCAGAGACGAATTGCTATTCAGACACTCCTTAATCAGTCCATACCCTTTTGA
- a CDS encoding nucleotidyltransferase family protein, producing MELNKQIILQFIRRNRAQIRAFGVEKIGLFGSFVRDEQRPDSDIDLLVEYGIGQASFKNLMHLAFFFEDSLHRKIELVTPSSLSNRLKQYVVQEVEYVTLTD from the coding sequence ATGGAACTGAATAAGCAGATAATCCTTCAATTTATACGACGGAATCGGGCACAGATTAGAGCGTTCGGCGTTGAAAAGATTGGCTTGTTCGGATCGTTTGTTCGGGACGAACAGCGTCCTGATAGTGATATTGATTTATTGGTTGAATATGGAATCGGGCAAGCGTCATTTAAGAATCTAATGCACTTAGCTTTCTTTTTTGAGGATTCTCTGCATCGTAAAATTGAGCTTGTAACGCCCTCATCATTAAGCAATCGACTTAAGCAATACGTTGTCCAAGAAGTTGAATATGTCACGCTCACTGATTGA
- a CDS encoding M16 family metallopeptidase: MVRFPLSLSLFMSATLIVAQPIPKSKTTVAKPTPKPASQAVSPSLNALIPLDPAVKVGKLPNGLTYYIRKNVEPKNRAELRLVIRAGSVLETDNQQGLAHFMEHMEFNGTKNFPKNELVNFLQSAGVRFGADLNAYTGFDETVYQLPVPTDSANVFSKAFQILEDWAHNATIDPTEVDKERGVILEERRLGRGAGQRMRDKYFPLLLNNSQYSKRLPIGTEQVLTTFKPEVLRQYYKDWYRPDLMAVIAVGDFDIKQVEGIIREKFGRIPTVKNPKPRTEYEIPAHKDTKVVIVTDPEQPNTVVQVIYKRPEIKEKTLNDLRESIKRGLFNTMLGNRIQELTQRADPPFLGGYSNYSDFLGNLDAFTSIAVAKEGNVEKAIRAVLDENARVKQFGFTPTELARAKQEFMTNVEQAYSERNKTRSVNYVNEYVQNFTDKEPYTSIEFYYDFLKKEQDGIKLAEVNALVDQFIHNDNRAVIVMAPEKDKAKLPTEAQILSYVDDAGKGLTAYEDKTIDSPLLATQPTGSPVVNEKKVADIGVTEWTLKNGVRVILKPTDFKNDQILFSASSFGGTSLYDLKDFQSARFSSTLTAMGGTGAYNQIQLGKFLSGKQVNVFPYVGELSEGINGSAAPKDLETALQLLYSYFTQPRKDADVVKGFLSNQRSALQNRINTPTPQGVFQDTVSVTLGNHNPRRLPLKPEDLDKIDLDRALQIYQERFANAGDFTFYFVGNFKEDQLKPLVEKYLGGLPASDKAEKFKDLGIRAPKGEVSKTVYKGLDPKASVQLVYTGDITWSPETATQLDALAEVLEIKLIEKLREEESGVYGVGANAAYAKYPVPRYTFRINFGCAPENVDKLIAKTQELINDLKQKGALPADIAKFKAETRRETEVQLKDNQFWLGYLQNQYYNGDAPDEVLHESEQLNKVTVESTKAAANQYFGSNYIRLVLMPEKK, translated from the coding sequence ATGGTACGTTTTCCACTCTCACTGAGTTTGTTCATGAGCGCTACGTTGATAGTGGCGCAACCGATTCCTAAATCTAAGACAACAGTTGCCAAACCTACTCCGAAGCCTGCTTCACAAGCTGTTTCTCCTAGTCTTAATGCCCTTATTCCACTCGATCCGGCAGTTAAAGTAGGCAAACTACCTAACGGGCTGACGTATTACATCCGCAAAAATGTTGAGCCGAAAAATCGCGCTGAATTGCGATTGGTTATTCGGGCAGGGTCGGTATTGGAGACTGATAATCAACAGGGATTGGCGCACTTTATGGAACACATGGAGTTTAACGGCACCAAGAATTTTCCAAAGAATGAACTGGTCAATTTTCTGCAATCGGCGGGTGTTCGCTTTGGCGCTGATTTGAATGCGTATACGGGTTTCGACGAAACGGTTTATCAATTGCCTGTACCAACAGATTCGGCCAATGTGTTTTCGAAAGCATTTCAGATTCTGGAAGATTGGGCGCATAACGCTACCATCGACCCAACGGAAGTTGATAAAGAGCGGGGTGTCATTCTGGAAGAACGGCGACTCGGGCGTGGCGCTGGTCAGCGGATGCGCGACAAGTATTTCCCACTTTTGCTGAATAATTCGCAGTACTCAAAACGCCTGCCCATCGGCACGGAGCAGGTGTTGACGACATTTAAGCCCGAAGTGCTACGGCAATATTATAAAGACTGGTATCGCCCTGACCTGATGGCCGTTATCGCCGTAGGTGATTTCGATATAAAGCAGGTAGAAGGTATTATTCGCGAAAAATTCGGACGAATTCCTACTGTGAAAAATCCGAAACCACGCACCGAGTACGAGATTCCCGCGCACAAAGACACGAAGGTGGTTATTGTGACTGATCCTGAACAACCTAACACGGTGGTGCAGGTGATTTACAAACGACCTGAAATCAAAGAGAAAACACTGAATGACCTGCGCGAGAGCATCAAGCGTGGCTTGTTCAACACCATGCTGGGCAATCGAATTCAGGAACTAACCCAACGTGCTGATCCGCCGTTTTTAGGTGGCTATAGTAATTATAGCGATTTTCTGGGTAATCTGGATGCGTTTACGTCTATTGCTGTGGCTAAGGAGGGAAATGTCGAAAAAGCCATTCGGGCCGTTTTGGATGAGAACGCGCGGGTGAAACAATTCGGTTTTACACCTACCGAATTGGCGCGTGCGAAGCAGGAATTCATGACCAACGTAGAGCAGGCATACAGCGAACGGAACAAAACCCGGTCGGTGAATTATGTAAACGAATACGTTCAGAATTTTACGGACAAAGAACCATACACCAGTATTGAGTTCTATTATGATTTCCTGAAAAAAGAGCAGGACGGTATCAAACTGGCCGAAGTAAATGCGCTGGTTGATCAATTCATCCACAACGATAACCGGGCAGTTATTGTCATGGCTCCCGAAAAAGACAAAGCTAAACTCCCAACGGAAGCACAAATTCTGAGTTACGTCGATGATGCCGGAAAAGGCTTGACCGCTTATGAAGACAAAACCATTGATAGCCCACTGCTGGCTACGCAACCAACCGGCTCGCCCGTTGTCAATGAAAAGAAAGTTGCCGACATCGGCGTAACAGAATGGACACTCAAAAATGGCGTTCGGGTGATCTTGAAACCAACAGATTTTAAGAATGACCAGATTCTGTTTTCGGCCAGCAGTTTCGGCGGTACTTCGCTCTATGACCTGAAGGATTTTCAGTCGGCTCGGTTTTCGTCTACCCTTACGGCTATGGGCGGTACGGGTGCTTACAATCAGATTCAACTGGGTAAATTCTTGTCCGGAAAACAGGTGAACGTGTTTCCGTATGTGGGCGAATTGAGCGAAGGTATCAACGGTAGCGCAGCTCCGAAAGATCTGGAGACCGCTTTACAATTGCTTTACAGCTATTTCACCCAACCGCGTAAAGATGCCGATGTTGTCAAGGGCTTTCTGTCGAACCAACGAAGTGCGTTACAAAATCGGATCAATACACCAACACCGCAAGGCGTATTTCAGGATACAGTCTCGGTTACACTCGGCAATCACAATCCCCGTCGATTACCACTTAAACCAGAAGATTTAGATAAAATTGATCTTGACCGTGCGTTGCAAATTTACCAGGAGCGTTTTGCCAATGCGGGCGATTTTACGTTCTATTTCGTCGGTAATTTCAAGGAAGATCAGTTAAAGCCGTTGGTCGAAAAATACCTCGGTGGTTTACCCGCAAGCGATAAGGCAGAGAAGTTTAAGGATCTGGGCATTCGCGCACCGAAAGGTGAAGTTAGCAAAACCGTTTATAAAGGACTTGACCCGAAGGCATCCGTACAACTGGTGTACACAGGCGACATCACCTGGTCGCCGGAAACCGCAACCCAGTTGGACGCACTGGCCGAAGTGCTTGAAATCAAATTGATTGAAAAGCTTCGGGAAGAGGAAAGTGGTGTTTACGGTGTTGGTGCCAACGCAGCTTACGCTAAATATCCGGTGCCCCGTTATACCTTCCGCATCAACTTCGGTTGCGCCCCCGAAAACGTTGATAAGCTCATTGCCAAAACGCAGGAATTGATTAACGATTTAAAACAGAAAGGCGCGCTCCCAGCCGACATCGCTAAATTCAAGGCCGAAACTCGCCGGGAAACCGAAGTGCAGTTGAAAGATAACCAGTTCTGGCTCGGCTACCTCCAGAATCAGTATTACAACGGCGATGCTCCCGACGAAGTCCTGCATGAAAGCGAGCAACTGAACAAAGTAACGGTTGAAAGCACGAAGGCGGCTGCCAATCAGTATTTTGGCTCGAATTACATTCGACTTGTGCTGATGCCGGAGAAGAAGTAG